A genomic segment from Desulfonatronum lacustre DSM 10312 encodes:
- a CDS encoding anthranilate synthase component II, translating into MFLLIDNYDSFTFNLVQAFQVLGRFPHVVRNDQPELLGLATSPELEAVVISPGPSRPELAGKCLEFLKLLPISVPVLGICLGHQILGHHAGASVVVGQRIMHGKTSPVRHTGEGLFAGMPQPMECGRYHSLLVRVEEAPELLERTAWTEDGEGEVMGLRYTDRPWAGVQFHPESILTPDGPKLLENFLKMHALNQF; encoded by the coding sequence ATGTTTTTACTTATCGATAACTACGACTCGTTCACCTTCAATCTGGTCCAGGCCTTTCAGGTTCTGGGCCGTTTTCCCCACGTGGTGCGCAACGATCAGCCGGAGCTGTTGGGCCTGGCGACCAGTCCGGAGCTGGAGGCCGTGGTCATCTCTCCGGGGCCGAGCCGACCGGAGCTGGCCGGAAAGTGCCTGGAGTTCCTGAAGCTGCTGCCGATCTCGGTCCCGGTGCTGGGCATCTGTCTGGGACATCAGATTTTGGGACATCACGCCGGGGCGTCGGTGGTGGTGGGCCAGCGGATCATGCACGGCAAGACCTCGCCGGTCCGGCATACCGGCGAAGGCTTGTTCGCCGGTATGCCCCAGCCCATGGAGTGCGGGCGCTACCATTCCCTGCTGGTCCGGGTGGAGGAGGCTCCGGAACTGCTGGAACGCACGGCCTGGACCGAAGATGGCGAGGGCGAGGTTATGGGGTTGCGGTACACGGACCGGCCCTGGGCCGGGGTGCAGTTTCATCCGGAGTCCATTCTGACCCCGGATGGTCCAAAATTATTGGAGAATTTTCTGAAGATGCACGCCTTAAACCAATTCTGA
- a CDS encoding rubredoxin — protein sequence MATPEDMYQCQVTNCGCIYNPDRGDKRGKISAGTAFRDLPDTWKCPVCGAGTKSFRPLAGPGSAVEEAPKG from the coding sequence ATGGCCACCCCGGAAGACATGTACCAGTGCCAAGTCACGAATTGCGGATGCATCTACAACCCCGACCGGGGCGACAAGCGCGGCAAGATATCTGCCGGAACGGCATTTCGGGATCTGCCGGATACGTGGAAATGCCCGGTCTGCGGAGCCGGAACCAAATCGTTCCGCCCTTTGGCCGGGCCCGGTTCGGCCGTCGAGGAAGCTCCCAAAGGATGA
- a CDS encoding cytochrome c family protein, translating to MKKATFGIFLILWFALAFLLPLMIGAQGPSGTSYVGSKECSYCHPDEYERFMEHANKANSDHSVRLMAPKLTPEELRECYGCHTTGYGQPGGFRSFEETPEMAHVGCESCHGPGSVHARTGHQDDILGSLSLDVCRPCHEDERVQVINYKPLLYSGAH from the coding sequence ATGAAAAAGGCAACGTTCGGGATCTTTTTGATCCTATGGTTCGCCCTGGCGTTTCTTCTGCCGCTGATGATCGGCGCGCAGGGACCGTCGGGAACAAGCTACGTGGGGTCCAAGGAGTGCTCGTACTGTCATCCGGATGAGTATGAACGGTTCATGGAGCACGCCAACAAAGCCAACTCCGACCACAGCGTCCGGCTGATGGCTCCCAAGTTGACACCGGAGGAACTTCGAGAATGCTACGGGTGTCATACTACCGGGTATGGGCAGCCAGGAGGATTTCGAAGCTTCGAAGAAACTCCGGAAATGGCCCATGTGGGGTGTGAAAGCTGTCATGGCCCGGGCTCCGTACACGCAAGGACCGGCCACCAGGACGACATCCTCGGCAGTCTGTCCCTCGACGTCTGCCGCCCGTGCCATGAAGACGAACGAGTCCAAGTGATCAACTACAAGCCGCTGCTCTACAGCGGGGCGCATTGA
- a CDS encoding indole-3-glycerol phosphate synthase TrpC: protein MLERFRQAKQAEIRELISLESAGRLPEPSTIPRPSLAKALLERGPGAVIAEYKRASPSRGVINASWTPEQASAGYARAGAAALSVLTEEAYFQGSLDFLPVMAALGLPLLRKDFLLHPLQVRQTAATPASALLLIARMLNQAELESMLAECWTFGLEAVVEVFDEEDLDKAKAASSTLIQVNNRDLDRLTTDLRVSENLIRHKAEGEVWISASGMNTAQDMARMRDAGFHGLLIGSRLMQEPDPGQALAELLRALRKEKSHE, encoded by the coding sequence ATGCTTGAGCGCTTTCGCCAGGCCAAGCAGGCTGAAATCCGGGAGCTGATCTCCCTGGAATCCGCGGGCCGCCTGCCCGAGCCGTCCACCATTCCTCGTCCGTCCCTGGCCAAAGCCTTGTTGGAGCGGGGACCGGGCGCGGTGATCGCGGAGTACAAGCGGGCCTCGCCCAGCCGGGGGGTGATCAATGCAAGCTGGACTCCGGAGCAGGCCTCCGCCGGGTATGCCCGGGCCGGAGCAGCGGCCTTGTCCGTGCTCACCGAGGAAGCCTATTTCCAGGGCAGCCTGGACTTTCTCCCGGTCATGGCCGCCCTCGGCCTGCCCCTGCTGCGCAAGGACTTCCTGCTTCACCCTCTGCAGGTTCGCCAAACCGCCGCCACCCCGGCCTCGGCCCTGTTGCTCATCGCCCGGATGCTCAACCAGGCGGAACTGGAATCCATGCTGGCCGAATGCTGGACGTTCGGCCTGGAGGCCGTGGTGGAGGTTTTTGACGAGGAGGATCTGGACAAGGCCAAAGCGGCGAGTTCGACGCTGATTCAGGTCAACAACCGGGATCTGGATCGACTGACCACGGACCTGCGCGTTTCGGAGAACCTGATTCGGCACAAGGCCGAAGGCGAGGTCTGGATCAGCGCCAGCGGCATGAACACGGCCCAGGACATGGCCCGGATGCGCGACGCCGGCTTTCACGGCCTGCTCATCGGCTCCCGGCTGATGCAGGAACCCGATCCCGGACAGGCCCTGGCGGAACTCCTGCGGGCTTTGCGCAAGGAAAAGTCCCATGAGTGA
- the rd gene encoding rubredoxin has translation MRYVCSICGYVYDPSEGDPDSGVAAGTSFDDVPADWACPVCGASKDNFEPEG, from the coding sequence ATGCGATATGTGTGCAGTATCTGCGGTTACGTTTACGACCCCTCGGAAGGCGATCCGGACAGCGGCGTCGCCGCGGGAACCAGCTTCGACGATGTTCCCGCTGACTGGGCCTGTCCGGTCTGTGGAGCGTCCAAGGACAATTTCGAGCCGGAAGG
- a CDS encoding Fur family transcriptional regulator has protein sequence MPKSNPRLTPQRRIILEELRGTRTHPTADEVYDLVRKRLSHVSLGTIYRNLEFLHSQGLIRKLDKIGSQMRFDAFVDPHLHVCCVECGKVGDLPSDAASVVMRRDPALEAESEFRITGHWLELYGICADCMTARENG, from the coding sequence ATGCCGAAATCCAACCCTCGTTTGACGCCACAGCGAAGAATCATCCTTGAAGAACTGCGCGGGACTCGGACACACCCCACCGCCGACGAGGTCTACGACTTGGTGCGCAAGCGCCTTTCCCATGTCAGCCTGGGGACCATCTACCGCAACTTGGAATTTTTGCACTCCCAGGGACTCATCCGCAAGCTGGACAAGATCGGTTCGCAAATGCGCTTCGACGCGTTCGTGGACCCGCATCTGCACGTCTGCTGCGTTGAATGCGGAAAGGTTGGAGATTTGCCTTCGGACGCCGCTTCGGTGGTCATGCGCCGGGACCCCGCCCTTGAGGCCGAGAGTGAATTCCGGATTACCGGGCACTGGCTGGAGCTGTACGGCATTTGCGCGGATTGCATGACAGCGCGTGAAAACGGCTGA
- the rbr gene encoding rubrerythrin: MSGLKGTQTEKNLLVAFAGESQARNKYTYFSKQAKKEGYEQISFIFEETANQEKEHAKRLFKFMEGGEVEITASFPAGVIGNTYENLIAAAEGEHHEQTEMYPSFAKVAKEEGFPEIAAAMEAIAIAERQHEKQYRELAANIQSGKVFLKDLSVTWRCRNCGYVGSGTKAPHTCPACDHPQAHFEVLKENW, from the coding sequence ATGAGCGGACTGAAAGGAACCCAAACCGAGAAGAATCTGCTGGTCGCATTTGCCGGGGAGTCCCAGGCGCGCAACAAGTACACCTACTTCTCCAAGCAGGCCAAGAAGGAAGGGTACGAGCAGATTTCCTTTATTTTCGAGGAAACGGCCAACCAGGAAAAGGAACATGCCAAGCGTCTGTTCAAGTTCATGGAAGGCGGCGAGGTGGAAATCACGGCCTCCTTTCCGGCCGGGGTGATCGGCAACACCTATGAGAACCTGATCGCCGCAGCCGAAGGCGAGCACCACGAGCAGACCGAAATGTATCCGAGTTTCGCCAAGGTCGCCAAGGAAGAAGGTTTTCCGGAAATCGCCGCGGCCATGGAGGCTATCGCCATTGCCGAGCGGCAGCACGAAAAGCAATATCGCGAACTGGCCGCGAACATTCAATCCGGGAAGGTCTTTCTGAAGGACCTTTCCGTGACGTGGCGTTGCCGCAACTGCGGGTATGTCGGCTCCGGAACCAAGGCTCCGCACACGTGTCCGGCCTGCGACCATCCCCAGGCGCATTTTGAAGTCCTTAAGGAAAATTGGTAG
- a CDS encoding phosphoribosylanthranilate isomerase, with product MSEQIRQGSSRVDGPLVKVCGLRRPEDVALCEELGVDWTGFIFYPPSPRNVSPDHVAALPRGRAARVGVFVLQTAEEVREIMDQADLDLAQLHGGQDRRFCEKVGPERVVKVFWPLRYPNLADLERDMGAFASSCRAVLLDAGTAVGGHGVSLDFPSLARLTFPRPWLLAGGLSPDNIQEALGRCRPWGVDLNSGVEEAPGRKSSVLLRKVMERIKAMPSELSKSKSKSKS from the coding sequence ATGAGTGAGCAAATCCGCCAAGGAAGTTCAAGGGTCGACGGCCCCCTGGTCAAGGTCTGCGGCTTGCGGCGCCCCGAGGATGTGGCGCTGTGCGAGGAGCTGGGCGTGGACTGGACCGGCTTCATCTTCTACCCGCCCAGCCCCAGAAACGTGAGCCCGGACCATGTCGCGGCCCTGCCCCGAGGCCGGGCCGCGCGGGTCGGGGTCTTCGTGCTCCAAACCGCTGAAGAGGTTCGGGAGATCATGGACCAGGCCGATCTGGACTTGGCCCAGCTTCACGGAGGTCAGGACCGACGTTTCTGCGAAAAGGTCGGGCCGGAACGAGTGGTCAAGGTCTTCTGGCCCTTGCGCTATCCAAACTTAGCAGACCTGGAACGAGACATGGGCGCGTTCGCGTCCTCGTGCCGGGCCGTGCTCCTGGACGCCGGAACCGCGGTGGGCGGTCACGGCGTCAGCCTGGATTTCCCGTCCCTAGCCCGCCTGACCTTTCCTCGGCCCTGGCTTCTGGCCGGAGGCCTGAGCCCGGACAATATCCAGGAAGCCTTGGGCAGATGTCGTCCGTGGGGCGTGGATCTGAATTCCGGGGTGGAGGAGGCTCCGGGAAGGAAGAGTTCCGTGCTGCTGCGTAAGGTCATGGAACGCATCAAAGCCATGCCCAGCGAGTTGTCCAAATCGAAATCGAAATCGAAATCGTGA
- the trpB gene encoding tryptophan synthase subunit beta → MKKGYFGDFGGRFAPELLMPPLLELEEAMGRIMAGEAFQRELTELLTHFVGRPTALYHCANLSREVGFGVWLKREDLAHTGAHKINNTVGQALLAKHMGKTKLVAETGAGQHGVATATAAALLGLECIVYMGAEDVVRQAHNVQRMELLGATVRPVESGSRTLKDAINAAMRHWIAEQAATHYCLGSAVGPHPFPLLVRELQAVIGREALAQFRERTGKLPDRVVACVGGGSNAIGMFHAFVPHEQVALIGVEAAGDGSPGCCHSATLSTGTPGVLHGTMTKLLQTPEGQILPSHSLAPGLDYPGVGPEHAHLQALGRAEYVCVTDDQALAGFMRLTRSEGILPALESSHALAHVLSLSGTLPATTDVIVCLSGRGDKDLEIVRQALAKRDG, encoded by the coding sequence ATGAAAAAAGGATATTTCGGCGATTTCGGCGGGCGGTTCGCTCCGGAACTGCTCATGCCCCCGCTGTTGGAACTGGAGGAGGCCATGGGGCGGATCATGGCCGGGGAGGCGTTTCAGCGTGAGCTGACCGAGTTGTTGACTCATTTCGTCGGTCGCCCCACGGCCTTGTATCACTGCGCTAACCTCTCGCGGGAAGTCGGTTTCGGGGTCTGGCTGAAACGCGAGGATCTGGCCCACACCGGGGCGCACAAGATCAACAACACCGTGGGTCAGGCCCTGCTGGCCAAGCACATGGGCAAGACCAAGCTGGTGGCCGAAACCGGGGCCGGGCAGCACGGCGTGGCCACGGCCACGGCCGCGGCCCTGCTGGGTCTGGAGTGCATCGTGTACATGGGCGCGGAGGACGTGGTCCGCCAGGCCCACAACGTCCAGCGCATGGAACTGCTGGGCGCGACGGTCCGGCCCGTGGAGTCCGGCAGCCGGACCCTGAAGGACGCCATCAACGCGGCCATGCGCCACTGGATCGCCGAGCAGGCCGCCACGCATTATTGCCTGGGCTCGGCCGTGGGGCCGCACCCCTTTCCCCTGCTGGTGCGCGAGCTGCAGGCCGTGATCGGCCGGGAAGCCCTGGCCCAGTTTCGAGAACGCACCGGGAAGCTGCCGGACCGGGTCGTGGCCTGCGTGGGCGGCGGGTCCAACGCCATCGGCATGTTCCATGCCTTCGTGCCCCATGAGCAGGTGGCCCTCATCGGCGTGGAAGCCGCCGGGGACGGTTCGCCGGGCTGCTGTCATTCCGCCACCCTCAGCACCGGAACCCCCGGAGTGCTGCACGGTACCATGACCAAGCTGTTGCAAACCCCCGAGGGCCAGATCCTGCCCTCCCACTCCCTGGCCCCAGGCCTGGACTACCCCGGCGTGGGCCCGGAACACGCCCACCTTCAGGCCCTGGGCCGGGCCGAGTACGTCTGCGTCACCGACGATCAGGCCCTGGCCGGATTCATGCGCCTGACCCGCTCCGAAGGCATCCTCCCGGCCCTGGAAAGCTCCCACGCCCTGGCCCACGTCCTCAGCCTCTCCGGAACCCTGCCCGCCACCACCGACGTCATCGTCTGCCTCTCCGGTCGTGGAGACAAGGATTTGGAGATCGTGCGACAGGCGCTGGCGAAGAGAGATGGTTGA
- a CDS encoding methyl-accepting chemotaxis protein encodes MNMLRNSLGAKILVLVTILTASVFVALLLVNSYWQRTDTMHQIDSMGTRVSDLLQMAIEEPMIVGDDEGTRDQFAKVENLYTDIDVYLTDFRGNITYATRPKVVREDMLTVYGQQEIRAILQEGLSRETDRAVLLDTAERPYYVRLRSIPNEPACYHCHGRSQPILGAMLVFQDVGVEMATLRDHQVKGAALSFGGFAILLASLLIFMRRAVVGKIATLSGASQKISQGDYSVTFDITGSDELGRLARNLGTMVKSIQDQLEYNKEVLEGIAVPLYVTDHEEKVTFINDQAVELLGKSRESILGHPTCEMMGVAPGSCAASQVIREGTIVKGKREYTHPDGHIVPIYREVSPLKNAQGQVIGAIGVVIDLTQEEKAKARIQKQQDHLLVVARDVTEVSNSLRNMAQRLSDQMITVSDRIGMTESQTTQAATAMNQMTATVIEVARSSAQTAEAAAQATQSAQEGGQGVRETVDDVKRVAQDTDALARSLNDLASRAEDIGQVLNVINDIADQTNLLALNAAIEAARAGDAGRGFAVVADEVRKLAERTVQATKQVEEVITTIQSSTRNAVEKMEQTRSVVENTAEKALVAGEALQTIVERSESMADMIRTIATAAEQQSVTSDEINESIGQVSQLSTANSRDIQEADRGIQEIAQMSERLNELVKKFQDN; translated from the coding sequence ATGAATATGCTGCGCAACTCCCTGGGAGCAAAGATTCTCGTTCTGGTCACCATCTTGACGGCATCGGTTTTCGTGGCCCTCCTGCTCGTCAATTCGTATTGGCAACGCACCGACACCATGCATCAGATCGATTCCATGGGCACGCGGGTGTCGGATCTGCTGCAAATGGCTATCGAAGAACCGATGATCGTCGGTGACGACGAGGGGACCCGGGACCAGTTCGCCAAGGTCGAGAACCTGTACACTGATATCGACGTGTATCTGACCGACTTTCGAGGCAACATCACCTACGCGACTCGGCCGAAAGTGGTGCGGGAGGATATGCTCACGGTGTATGGTCAGCAGGAAATACGGGCAATCCTGCAAGAGGGCCTGAGCCGGGAGACGGACCGGGCCGTACTTTTGGATACCGCTGAGAGGCCATACTATGTTCGCCTCCGTTCAATCCCCAATGAACCAGCCTGTTACCATTGCCATGGTCGATCCCAGCCCATTTTGGGCGCCATGCTCGTTTTTCAAGACGTGGGCGTGGAAATGGCGACGCTCAGGGACCATCAAGTCAAAGGAGCGGCGCTTTCCTTTGGCGGATTCGCCATTTTACTGGCCAGCCTGTTGATTTTCATGCGCAGAGCCGTTGTCGGAAAAATAGCGACATTGAGCGGCGCGAGCCAAAAAATCAGTCAGGGCGACTACTCCGTCACCTTTGACATCACCGGTTCCGACGAACTGGGGCGGCTGGCCCGCAACCTGGGGACGATGGTCAAAAGCATCCAGGATCAATTGGAGTACAACAAAGAAGTTTTAGAGGGCATTGCCGTCCCCCTCTACGTGACGGACCATGAAGAAAAAGTCACCTTTATCAACGACCAAGCAGTCGAATTGCTTGGCAAATCCAGAGAAAGTATCCTCGGGCACCCAACATGCGAGATGATGGGGGTGGCCCCAGGCTCCTGCGCCGCCTCACAGGTTATTCGCGAGGGCACGATTGTCAAAGGCAAGCGGGAATACACCCATCCCGACGGACACATTGTGCCGATATACCGTGAAGTTTCTCCGCTCAAAAACGCTCAGGGTCAGGTGATCGGCGCCATTGGTGTGGTCATCGACCTGACCCAGGAGGAAAAAGCCAAGGCTCGGATACAGAAACAGCAAGACCATTTGCTTGTCGTGGCCCGCGATGTAACCGAGGTGTCGAACTCTCTGCGGAACATGGCCCAAAGACTTTCGGACCAGATGATCACGGTCAGCGATCGGATCGGGATGACCGAGTCACAGACCACCCAGGCGGCCACGGCCATGAACCAGATGACGGCCACGGTCATCGAGGTCGCCCGCAGTTCGGCCCAAACCGCTGAAGCCGCGGCCCAGGCCACGCAGAGCGCCCAGGAGGGCGGTCAGGGCGTCCGGGAGACGGTGGACGACGTAAAGCGCGTGGCTCAGGATACGGACGCTTTAGCCCGCTCCCTGAACGATCTGGCCTCACGGGCCGAGGACATCGGCCAAGTCCTGAACGTGATCAATGATATCGCCGACCAGACCAACCTTCTGGCCTTGAACGCGGCCATCGAGGCGGCCCGGGCCGGAGACGCCGGACGCGGTTTCGCCGTTGTCGCCGACGAGGTTCGCAAGCTCGCGGAACGTACGGTGCAAGCCACCAAGCAGGTGGAGGAGGTAATCACCACGATCCAGTCCAGCACCCGGAACGCCGTGGAGAAAATGGAGCAAACCCGCTCCGTGGTCGAAAACACGGCCGAAAAGGCCCTGGTCGCCGGGGAAGCCCTGCAAACAATCGTTGAGCGGTCCGAATCCATGGCGGACATGATCCGGACCATCGCCACCGCTGCTGAGCAGCAATCCGTGACCAGCGACGAAATCAATGAAAGCATCGGCCAGGTCAGTCAATTGTCCACGGCCAACAGTCGGGACATTCAGGAGGCGGATCGGGGCATTCAGGAGATCGCGCAAATGTCTGAGCGACTGAACGAACTGGTCAAGAAGTTTCAGGACAATTGA
- the trpD gene encoding anthranilate phosphoribosyltransferase produces the protein MTTRISDILEQLARRQPLTDVQADRMFNALLQGELSQAQAGAFLMGLRAKGEDSTDLAAGVRAGLAHAKQIPGLSGPRIDTCGTGGDNAQSFNCSTAVALFLAELGYQVVKHGNRAVSSSCGSADVLEALGVPLETNPEDVAGRLAVGKFVFLFAPSYHPAFRHIMPVRRDLGIRTLFNLMGPLLNPARPTHQLIGVGDPEALFTMGEALLLTGVERALVVHGAGGFDELTTFGPARCYLVKDGIMEKTAINPERLGFDRHAPEDVAVRDKDHAVGVLREILGGGGPTAMVQMAALNLAACLFLLEEGKTLVECAELARAAMKRGVSGRVLHGGLHG, from the coding sequence ATGACCACGCGCATAAGCGACATCCTCGAACAACTGGCCCGCAGGCAGCCGCTGACCGACGTGCAGGCGGACCGGATGTTCAACGCCCTGCTCCAGGGCGAACTGAGCCAGGCCCAGGCCGGCGCCTTCCTGATGGGTCTGCGGGCCAAGGGCGAGGACTCCACGGACCTGGCCGCCGGAGTACGGGCCGGGCTGGCCCATGCCAAACAAATTCCCGGCCTTTCCGGACCGCGGATCGACACCTGCGGCACCGGGGGGGACAATGCCCAAAGCTTCAACTGCTCCACGGCCGTGGCCCTGTTTCTGGCCGAGCTGGGCTACCAGGTGGTCAAGCACGGCAACCGGGCCGTGTCCTCCTCCTGCGGCAGCGCGGACGTGCTGGAAGCCCTGGGCGTGCCCCTGGAGACGAACCCCGAGGACGTGGCCGGACGACTGGCCGTCGGCAAGTTCGTCTTCCTCTTCGCTCCGTCCTACCACCCGGCCTTCAGGCACATCATGCCCGTGCGCCGGGATCTGGGCATCCGGACCCTGTTCAACCTGATGGGACCGCTGCTCAACCCGGCCCGGCCCACTCATCAGCTCATCGGCGTGGGCGACCCGGAGGCCCTGTTCACCATGGGCGAGGCCCTGCTGCTCACCGGGGTGGAGCGGGCTCTGGTGGTCCACGGGGCCGGCGGGTTCGACGAACTGACCACTTTTGGCCCGGCCCGCTGCTATCTGGTCAAGGACGGGATCATGGAAAAAACGGCCATCAACCCGGAACGGTTGGGTTTCGACCGCCATGCGCCGGAGGACGTGGCGGTCCGGGACAAGGACCATGCCGTGGGCGTGCTGCGGGAAATTCTTGGCGGCGGCGGCCCAACGGCCATGGTCCAGATGGCGGCCCTGAATCTGGCGGCCTGCCTTTTTCTGCTGGAAGAGGGCAAGACCTTGGTGGAATGCGCGGAATTGGCCCGGGCCGCGATGAAGCGGGGCGTGAGCGGCCGAGTACTTCATGGGGGACTCCATGGCTAG
- the trpA gene encoding tryptophan synthase subunit alpha, giving the protein MSTSHLTDKINQALAQGRKAVMPYLPAGYPTKDAFWKHIQDLDAAGADIIEIGVPFSDPVADGPVVEQAALHCLEQGVTLGWILEELTRRRSTIRAGIVLMGYMNPFLQYGIPKLARDAEQAGVNGLIIADLPLEENVEIRNILQKHGIALIPLVGLNSSMERLSLHAEKASGFVYFVSVMGTTGVRDALPEELREALLQARQTFSIPLALGFGLHSPTQLQGVESAVDGVVMGSALIRHLEATGKVGDFLSPWMIP; this is encoded by the coding sequence ATGTCCACAAGTCATTTGACCGATAAGATCAATCAGGCCCTGGCCCAGGGTCGTAAGGCCGTGATGCCCTACTTGCCCGCCGGATATCCGACCAAGGATGCTTTCTGGAAGCACATTCAGGATCTGGACGCCGCGGGTGCTGACATCATCGAGATCGGCGTGCCTTTTTCCGATCCCGTGGCCGACGGACCGGTGGTGGAGCAGGCTGCCCTGCACTGCCTGGAGCAGGGCGTCACGCTGGGTTGGATACTGGAGGAACTGACTCGAAGGCGCTCGACCATCCGGGCCGGGATCGTGCTGATGGGCTATATGAATCCCTTTCTTCAGTACGGCATTCCCAAACTGGCTCGGGACGCGGAGCAGGCCGGGGTGAACGGGCTGATCATTGCCGATCTGCCCTTGGAGGAAAACGTCGAGATTCGTAATATTCTTCAGAAGCACGGCATCGCCCTGATCCCGCTGGTCGGCCTGAACAGCTCCATGGAGCGGCTCTCACTTCATGCTGAAAAGGCCTCGGGTTTCGTCTACTTCGTCTCGGTCATGGGGACCACGGGGGTCCGGGACGCCCTGCCGGAGGAACTCCGGGAGGCCCTGCTCCAAGCCAGACAAACCTTCTCCATTCCCCTGGCCTTGGGCTTCGGCCTGCACTCCCCGACTCAGCTTCAGGGCGTGGAATCCGCCGTGGACGGGGTGGTCATGGGCAGCGCTTTGATCCGGCACCTGGAAGCAACCGGTAAGGTTGGTGATTTTTTGAGCCCCTGGATGATACCTTGA
- a CDS encoding desulfoferrodoxin → MAQQHEVYKCDLCGNIIDVLHGGGGELVCCGEPMKLMTENTVDAAKEKHVPVVEKTANGYKVTVGSTLHPMEAKHYIEWIEIIADGKSYKQFLQPGQEPVAEFCIQAEQVTAREYCNLHGLWKA, encoded by the coding sequence ATGGCCCAACAACATGAAGTGTACAAGTGTGACCTGTGCGGCAACATCATCGACGTCCTGCACGGAGGTGGCGGAGAGCTGGTCTGCTGCGGCGAACCCATGAAGTTGATGACTGAAAACACCGTGGACGCCGCCAAGGAAAAACATGTGCCCGTGGTGGAAAAGACGGCCAACGGTTACAAGGTGACCGTGGGAAGCACTCTTCACCCCATGGAAGCCAAGCACTACATCGAATGGATCGAAATCATCGCGGACGGCAAGTCGTACAAGCAGTTCCTGCAACCCGGCCAAGAGCCCGTGGCTGAATTCTGTATTCAGGCCGAACAGGTCACGGCTCGCGAATACTGCAATCTGCACGGCCTTTGGAAGGCCTAG